A genome region from Triticum aestivum cultivar Chinese Spring chromosome 2B, IWGSC CS RefSeq v2.1, whole genome shotgun sequence includes the following:
- the LOC123045859 gene encoding PTI1-like tyrosine-protein kinase 3: MRWWESVKSLFADGGNLGCLSCVGRKAPEDLYSYPMEPAKWKRSRRAAPAAEEEPGAIEVPAVALREVNELTGSFDREKLIGEGSYAKVYKVTLRSARLAVVKKLEKASKHASNDVFRRQLSVASRLRHESFVRLLGYTISGDLRVLVYEFATMGTLHDALHGPREGVGAREEVEERPVLSWAHRVQIALDAARGLEYLHEKASPPVVHKDVRSTNVLLFDGMRAKIADYNMFSQAADMARLNRSTHTLGSFGYQAPEYAMSGQMTDKSDVYSFGIVLLELLTGRKPLDRTLPQGQRSLVNWASPLLTEDRAQECIDPRLGDKYPATGALKLGRIAVQCLQYDPTYRPSMGTVARVINYAVVRDQQGVV, encoded by the exons ATGAGGTGGTGGGAGAGCGTCAAGAGCCTGTTCGCCGACGGCGGCAACCTCGGTTGCCTGTCCTGCGTCGGGAGGAAGGCGCCCGAGGATCTTTACTCCTACCCCATGGAGCCCG CGAAGTGGAAACGATCGCGGCGCGCCgctccggcggcggaggaggagccggGCGCCATcgaggtgccggcggtggcgctcCGGGAGGTGAACGAGCTAACCGGCTCCTTCGACAGGGAGAAGCTGATCGGGGAGGGGTCGTACGCCAAGGTGTACAAGGTGACGCTGCGGAGCGCGAGGCTCGCCGTGGTGAAGAAGCTGGAGAAGGCGTCCAAGCACGCCTCCAACGACGTCTTCCGCCGGCAGCTGTCTGTGGCGTCCAGGCTGCGACACGAGAGTTTCGTCCGCCTGCTCGGCTACACCATAAGCGGCGACCTCCGCGTGCTCGTCTACGAGTTCGCCACCATGGGCACCCTCCACGACGCCCTGCACG GGCCGAGGGAGGGCGTGGGGGcgcgggaggaggtggaggagaggcCGGTGCTGAGCTGGGCGCACCGGGTGCAGATCGCGCTGGACGCGGCGAGGGGGCTGGAGTACCTGCACGAGAAGGCGTCGCCGCCGGTGGTCCACAAGGACGTGCGCTCCACCAACGTGCTGCTCTTCGACGGCATGAGGGCCAAGATCGCCGACTACAACATGTTCAGCCAGGCCGCCGACATGGCGCGACTCAACCGCTCCACGCACACGCTCGGCTCCTTCGGCTACCAGGCGCCCGA GTACGCGATGAGCGGTCAGATGACGGACAAGAGCGACGTGTACAGTTTCGGCATCGTCCTTCTGGAGCTCTTGACGGGCAGGAAGCCGCTGGATCGGACGTTGCCGCAGGGGCAGCGCAGCCTAGTCAACTGG GCATCTCCGCTGCTGACTGAAGACAGAGCTCAGGAATGCATCGACCCGAGGCTCGGCGACAAGTACCCTGCCACCGGAGCGCTCAAG CTAGGGAGGATCGCAGTGCAGTGCCTCCAGTATGACCCAACCTACCGGCCGTCCATGGGCACCGTCGCCCGCGTGATCAACTACGCCGTCGTGCGGGACCAGCAGGGCGTGGTCTGA